The stretch of DNA AcactctttgttgttgttaatttttaTTGCTTCGGTtatattgttttactttatctatattttttttgttcttttattatcaccatcacttttTTGCGCTTTGTAACTGGccaaggtttgtgtgtgtgtgtgtgtgtgtgtgtgtgtgtgtgtgtgtgtgtgtgtgtgtgtgtgtgtgtgtctgtgtgtgtatgtgtgtgtatgtgagtgattAAGTTCATGTTCGCAcgctatttacacacacacacacacacacacacacacacacacacacacacacacacacacacacacacacacacacacacacacacctgttccgcCTCTCCACTCACAGTCCAGGTTAAGTGAAGGGCTACAGGTGAAGAGGGTGGGTGAGGGGGCTGTCAGGTGTGCACGATTCCCCTCAGGTAATCCTATCAGCTGTTAATCACCCCCGGGCCATTCAGGTGTGCAAGTGATCCAGGTGAGTGTGGCTGTGCTCCTACCTGCGCTGCACCAACGTTACCTGTACCTGTATCTTATTTCATTAACccgttgagtaccatgacgcgtttccatattctccttACTAAATGGTGACTAACCCTTTCGaaactgtgacgcatttttgaACCTTGATtatttgggtgtaattagacgattttatttgcattaggaagggtctatggaggtcagaagattaatggcctcagtcttcactattttaatccaaaTTAGCACCGACTacggccattaatcatctgacctccatagacccttcctaatgccaatacaataatctaatcgtacataaatctcaaggtaaaattgcgtcccagtattgaaggggttaacgtaaGTATGAAATAAAGGGATGAGCTAGGGCAAGGTAGAGGAGCTTAAAatgttcctctcttccctctttcattgtttcgtatattcatttccttcctgcttAATATCACTTTAGCCATTACGCTTTCAATTTATAGCTGTCATCATTCTTCTAcaaatacagaaatgaaaagatagaatTTGTGTCATTGTGGCTTCTATGTTGGGCTTGTGATTGAAGAACTGTTGTCTGTGAAATATTTTGAGTtctgggttaggtttggtggaGTGAAATtttgtttaggttaagttaggtaaggttaaattTGGGGTTAGGTtgttaagttaaggttaggtaaggttaggttaggttaggttaggttaggttacgttaggttaaagtaaggttaggttaggttaggtacggttaagttaggtcaggttaagatAGAttttggttacgttaggttaggttaagttaggttaggttaggttagtttatgtTAGTTGTGTGTGGAAATAAACAGTATTTGACGTTAGAAACAATAATTATGGTACTAAGAAAGATACATCTCTTTATTGACgtgctttttatatatatgtttttgttcTGCTCTTGTGTCTCTTGTTATTTGTGACCTTAgaggaaaatacacacactctctctctctctctctctctctctctctctctctctctctctctctctctctctctctctctctctctctctctctctctctctcgtgtgtgtgtgtgtgtgtgtgtgtgtgtgtgtgttgatggagTTATAAACGAGATTTGCTttgaaaatagacagaaaggaaaaaaatgatgaaaaaatgtatgaaaaagacAAGGGAAAAATGCAGAAATTTATGCCTCTAGAATCCCGTTTAGAAAGAGTGACAGCGTgtctctggaaaaaaaaaaaaaatatatatatatatatatagggaatATTGACCCCAAGTGATTTCTATACTAATTATTTGAGTTATCTGACcttgctttgttttgtctttatcttGCCTTATCGTAccttaccttcctttaccttcctttaccttcctttgcTTTACCTCAGCTCACCTAATCTTTCCTTACCTCACCTGCACTTTATACTATAGTTAAATCTTATATAGCCATACTTAACCTGCCTTTATAGAATCCTCACCTCATCTTACCTcatcttacctcacctcacctcaccttacctcataCTATAGCTCTATCATACATAACTATACCTAACCTGCCTTTGTAGAACCTTGCCACAGTTCACCTTACCTTATCatcacctgtcctcacctgtacCCTTATGAATCACACCTTGCAAAGAATCACGACATAACACACATGcattcatcttctcctttacttccagccaccagccagccaacaccaacaccacaaacaccagaaACAGATTAAATACAcctacacaccaacacacacacatacacaccaccacactagcactaaaacactaaaacaccctcaaataaTTACAGCGGATCTATTTGTAGCAACCAGCAAGCCAATCcattcatatttccttctcATAGTACATCCTGTTTAAGTATGTGTGTAGGAGGAGTAAGAATCCTGCGCGTAGGATGACTGAGCGTGGGTATCCTTCGCAACCCCGTAGGATTTCACGTCAGGAGTGGAGTAGGATACTTTAGCAACATATCCTGAGTTTCCATCCACATAGTAGCTGACAGTTTGAAGGCGTCCGTCAGGGAGTAGGACCGAGTAGGAACCCTGAGTCCTTCCGTCGCTCCTAGACTCCTGCTGGTTGAAGTGCGTGCCGTAGTGAGCGTCCTGCACCGCCCACCCCACATCGTAGCGTTCGTGGGCGTAGTGTGGGTCCTCTACGTGGGCTGCGTGGTCGGTGTGCGGTGCTACTATGGGCGTGATTGGTGCCTTGATGCGTGGTGGTGCGGCAGGGAATACTTGGGTGACGGAGGGCTGGTGCAGGACGGCTGGGGACGCTGTGGTCTTCTGGATTACctgtaggagggagggaaggtgagtgtGGCCGGGTGGAGGCGTTGGCTTCACTATCTGGGTCTGTATCTGTCACCATAGATTAagttatgttgtgtgtgtgtttatgtgttttgtcaagaggtgtgtgtgtgtgtgtgtgtgtgtgtgtgtgtgtgtgtgtgtgtgtctgtgcgtttAGGTCTGAGTAACTGCAGAACGccagatagaaggaagaaaacgggagataATTGTCATATTTCAACAGCAAACTTAAGAGGAAAGGTCGATTTAGGAACactcataaaagaaaagaaatagaaaagttaCTCCCAGCGaagaccttcacacacacacctttctggGCTTGGGTTTATAGTGAGCGTCTGGCAGTATGTAGGCGTTCAGGAGCTGCCCTCTGATCTGGGAGCTGGGTGTGGGTCTGCGGCGTCTTTGGTGGAGGGACTTGGCTCGGGGCTTGACTGTGGCGGAAGGAAGTGAAGCAGAGGGCAGTGAAGGAGCGTGACTCTGATGAACAGGCTgaccaaggaaagaaaacgggtctGGGGTGGCTGCTACGAAGACACTGTTCTGATGAGGGTCTTGGAGGGGCTGGTTTGGGGCTGGTGAGGCGAGGTGTGGGTCAGAAGGTACTGCAAATCTATGGGGGTGGCTAACTGGGACTTGTAGCGGCGCAGGGGTGAAAGGCTGGCTGAAGATGTGACGTGGGGAGCTTAAATCTGAAGGGCGTGGCTCGGTGGGCAAGTTCAGGGGGAGGGGCGGGAAGgggtgggtgttttgggtgaagCCTGAGGGGTGCTGTGGCTCGCCGGGGAAGTGCAGGCTTGGTGATGTGAAGTCTGAGCGTGGGTCGGTGGGGAAGtgcagggagggggaggggaaggtatgGGTGCGAGGGTGGAGCTCAGGCActggggagagagtgagctgCGAGGGTGCGAATCTGTGAGCTCTAACTGACGGCTGGGACAGGAAGGCAGACCCGAGGATGTCAGACTGCGGCCCGCCCAAGCTTTGCCTCTGGGACAGCACCGGCTTGAGCTTCACCAGACGCAGCTTGTTGTTCTTGCCTGTAGGAGAGACGGTGCGGGCGATGGGGCGTGGCTTGAACACAGACTGGTTTGGGGATATCACTGGCTTCTCGGGGTCCTGGTCTGACTCCTCGGGGCTGGCAGTGGTCTCAGCCTCAGTGGTCCCGATGGAGTCCCTAAGTGACACTCGTTTGTTGAAGGTGACAGGGATGCTCTTGATGTCTACCGTTGGGACTGTCCTGCTCCTCACTCTGCCAATGGGCCTACGCAGTATCCGTGACCTGGTGAGGGTGGGGCGTGTGTTGCGGTGGGCGCGGGCGAAGGCGGAGACGGTGACTGGCGGAGAct from Portunus trituberculatus isolate SZX2019 chromosome 9, ASM1759143v1, whole genome shotgun sequence encodes:
- the LOC123501275 gene encoding proline-rich protein 36-like — encoded protein: MKVGVVIFVLGVVATGATAVGLADADAGPVALPEALPEALPEAFPVALPDAIPDPVAFPEALPEALPDPFPLALPEALPDPVSDPLPDPDAASISLSDPEGRLDPEQPDGDGKSILNSSPFFGFQPIVTTTTTTTESPPVTVSAFARAHRNTRPTLTRSRILRRPIGRVRSRTVPTVDIKSIPVTFNKRVSLRDSIGTTEAETTASPEESDQDPEKPVISPNQSVFKPRPIARTVSPTGKNNKLRLVKLKPVLSQRQSLGGPQSDILGSAFLSQPSVRAHRFAPSQLTLSPVPELHPRTHTFPSPSLHFPTDPRSDFTSPSLHFPGEPQHPSGFTQNTHPFPPLPLNLPTEPRPSDLSSPRHIFSQPFTPAPLQVPVSHPHRFAVPSDPHLASPAPNQPLQDPHQNSVFVAATPDPFSFLGQPVHQSHAPSLPSASLPSATVKPRAKSLHQRRRRPTPSSQIRGQLLNAYILPDAHYKPKPRKVIQKTTASPAVLHQPSVTQVFPAAPPRIKAPITPIVAPHTDHAAHVEDPHYAHERYDVGWAVQDAHYGTHFNQQESRSDGRTQGSYSVLLPDGRLQTVSYYVDGNSGYVAKVSYSTPDVKSYGVAKDTHAQSSYAQDSYSSYTHT